Proteins encoded in a region of the Hypomesus transpacificus isolate Combined female chromosome 17, fHypTra1, whole genome shotgun sequence genome:
- the zmp:0000000896 gene encoding caspase recruitment domain-containing protein 11 — translation MSGIQIWATDYDAGEEEGEEEGRPTFPWSEERCEELWDRVEGVRHKLTRLLNPAKLTPYLRQCKVMDEQDEDEVLNSTQYPLRISKAGRLIDILRGRGQRGLQAFMESLEFYHPDQYTHLTGEMPTHRCSIMLDEEGPQGLTQFLLLEVNKLREQLRGSRLCERRLSQRCRVAEEERSRAERKAQELRHDRLQLERLRQDWEAGSRELSRLKDRHLEQAMKYSRSLEEQGKASAREKELLAQVEQLNSRLMEAENQTSSDMVSPGSVKRNSRVGDCVRSAPPVPEKPLQLKTTQKGGHTQTQALMDIVHQDRREAAEQRHELCGTISRLQEELEDAEEHRDKLESQCEQLQLKVRTLQLDWETEQKRSMSYFNQVVELEKERDQALRSRDSLQLEFTDCLLDKNRLRKRIAELEANAEQQQRELEREREKSREQSAPCLDCSHLSLCSEEQCYGPCCSQGLNTGFNPQPNGNLLLRKTPSRGQESEHSEGSRSNSDENLLTPTEDSEKDINRLSTFPFPPCVNSINRRFNTEFDLDSWGSDENENLTGDQNEPSLWDSCSSLNSHLFPPDLVNLPPVAPHKPSPNQLGVELLSPAPSLPTSPKRGRCSLADDITIVGGNQTGIFISSVKAGSTAETCGLKEGTELLELERVLFGGGSVVLAQCTGEVAHFSLQWWAEPSSLKHQLNTEAYSKLCTQLSSPNFLGADSFYVRVNMDLGSHGDSPCLRVHCDDIIHVTDTRYNGRYQWRCSLVETRTGKALQAGAMPNYNRAQQLLLVRLRTMALQKDFKKKLYKKFSERVRLVKAVSPSCRGIGSTPQVLYTLSHRHEDHLIPYSMVQPVQVKTKRPVIFSPSLLSHALIERLLQPADSGLDFNTCQPEPIPALDRRDRKVFLLDSSSPEQALGIRLQSIQDVISQDKHCLLELGLGSVERLLRQGVYPIVIHIRPKNKKHKKLRKLLSGHREEGVMEQVCQAEELQLENLPLLYHTLEPSTWSCTEELLSALRNAIHSQQRALVWVELDRMQ, via the exons ATGAGTG GCATCCAAATCTGGGCGACGGACTACGACGCgggcgaggaggagggcgaggaggagggtCGCCCCACGTTCCCCTGGTCGGAGGAGCGCTGCGAGGAGCTGTGGGACCGGGTGGAGGGCGTGAGGCACAAGCTGACCCGTCTCCTCAACCCGGCCAAGCTCACGCCCTACCTGCGCCAGTGCAAAGTGATGGACGAACAGGACGAGGACGAGGTCCTCAACTCCACCCAGTACCCCCTGCGTATCAGCAAGGccg GCCGCTTGATTGACATCCTGCGGGGGCGAGGCCAGCGGGGTCTACAGGCCTTCATGGAGTCTCTGGAGTTCTACCACCCAGACCAGTACACCCATCTGACTGGAGAGATGCCCACCCACCGCTGCTCCATCATGCTGG ACGAGGAGGGTCCGCAGGGCCTGACCCAGTTCCTGCTGCTGGAGGTCAACAAGCTGAGGGAGCAGCTGAGGGGCAGCCGCCTGTGCGAGCGCCGCCTGTCCCAGCGCTGCCGCGTGGCCGAGGAGGAGCGCAGCCGGGCCGAGCGCAAGGCCCAGGAGCTCCGCCACGACCGCCTGCAGCTGGAGAG GCTGCGTCAGGACTGGGAGGCGGGGAGCAGGGAGCTTAGCAGGCTGAAGGACAGGCACCTGGAGCAGGCCATGAAGTACTCCCGTtccctggaggagcagggcaagGCTTCCGCACGCGAGAAGGAGCTGCTGGCtcag GTGGAGCAGCTGAACAGCAGGCTGATGGAGGCGGAGAATCAGACGAGCAGTGACATGGTCTCCCCAGGGTCGGTCAAGAGGAACAGCAGGGTGGGCGACTGTGTGAGGAGCGCTCCCCCCGTCCCGGAGAAGCCGTTGCAGCTTAAAACCACCCAGAAGGGGggtcacactcaaacacag GCTCTGATGGACATCGTGCACCAGGACCGCAGGGAGGCCGCCGAGCAGAGACACGAGCTGTGCGGTACCATCTCCAgactgcaggaggagctggaggacgcGGAGGAACACAGGGACAAG CTGGAATCCCAGTGTGAGCAGCTGCAGCTGAAAGTGAGGACCCTCCAGCTGGACTGGGAGACGGAGCAGAAGAGGAGCATGTCCTACTTCAACCAGGTcgtggagctggagaaggagagagaccag GCACTACGCAGTCGAGACAGCCTGCAGTTGGAGTTTACTGACTGCCTATTGGACAAGAATCGTCTGCGTAAACGAATCGCTGAACTGGAGGCCAACGCGGAGCagcaacagagagagctggagagagagagggagaagagcagggaGCAGAGCGCCCCCTGTCTGGACTGT tcccacctgtctctctgcagtgagGAGCAGTGCTACGGCCCCTGCTGCTCTCAGGGCCTGAACACGGGCTTCAACCCTCAGCCCAACGGCAACCTGCTGCTTCGCAAG ACTCCCTCTAGAGGCCAAGAGAGTGAACATTCGGAAG GTTCCCGCTCCAACTCAGATGAGAATCTGTTAACACCT ACCGAGGACAGTGAGAAGGATATCAACCGACTCTCCaccttccccttccctccctgcgTGAACTCCATAAACAGACGATTCAACACTGA GTTTGACCTGGACTCTTGGGGCAGTGATGAAAACGAGAACCTCACAG GAGACCAGAATGAGCCATCCCTATGGGACTCCTGCAGCTCTCTAAACTCTCACCTCTTCCCCCCTGACCTGGTCAACCTGCCGCCTGTCGCCCCTCACAAACCCAGCCCCAACCAACTGGG AGTGgagctcctctccccagcccctagcctccCCACCTCGCCCAAACGGGGACGATGCAGCCTGGCCGATGACATCACCATCGTCGGGGGCAACCAGACGGGCATCTTCATCAGTAGCGTGAAGGCGGGCTCTACTGCTGAGACGTGTGGTCTGAAGGAGGGGACTGAGCtgctggag CTGGAGCGGGTGCTGTTCGGTGGGGGCAGCGTGGTGCTGGCACAGTGCACAGGAGAGGTGGCTCATTTCTCCCTGCAGTGGTGGGCAGAGCCCTCCTCACTCAAACACCAGCTCAACACTGAAG cctactcCAAGCTGTGCACCCAGCTCTCCTCTCCCAACTTCCTGGGAGCTGACTCATTCTATGTACGCGTCAACATGGATCTGGGTTCCCATGGCGACTCCCCCTGCCTGAGGGTGCactgtgatgacatcatccaCGTGACGGACACTCGCTACAACGGAAGGTACCAGTGGCGCTGCTCGCTGGTGGAGACCCGGACGGGCAAAGCCCTGCAGGCGGGCGCCATGCCCAACTACAACAG AGCTCAACAGCTGTTACTGGTGAGGCTACGCACCATGGCGTTGCAGAAGGATTTCAAGAAGAAG TTATACAAGAAGTTCTCCGAGCGCGTGCGATTGGTCAAGGCTGTATCCCCTAGCTGTCGTGGGATTGGTTCAACCCCCCAAGTTCTCTACACCCTTAGCCACC gtcaTGAGGACCACCTGATCCCCTACAGTATGGTCCAGCCTGTGCAGGTCAAAACCAAAAGACCCGtcatcttctctccttctctgctctccCATGCCCTGATAGAGAGACTGCTGCAGCCTGCAGATTCTGGGCTGGACTTCAACACCTGTCAACcag AACCCATCCCGGCCTTAGACAGGCGCGACAGGAAGGTCTTCCTGTTGGACTCTTCCAGCCCAGAGCAGGCTCTGGGCATACGGCTGCAGTCGATTCAAGATGTCATCAGCCAG GATAAGCATTGTCTGTTGGAGCTGGGTCTGGGCAGCGTTGAGCGTCTACTGAGACAGGGGGTCTACCCCATTGTCATTCACATCCGACCcaagaacaaaaaacacaagaagCTGAG GAAGTTGTTGTCGGGTCATAGGGAGGAGGGTGTGATGGAACAGGTGTGCCAGGCggaggagctgcagctggagaacCTCCCCTTGCTGTACCACACCCTGGAGCCCAGCACATGGAGCTGCACCGAGGAGCTGCTGTCTGCCTTACGCAATGCCATCCACAGCCAGCAGAGAGCGCTGGTCTGGGTCGAGCTGGACAGGATGCAATAG